A DNA window from Burkholderia sp. HI2500 contains the following coding sequences:
- a CDS encoding Re/Si-specific NAD(P)(+) transhydrogenase subunit alpha, with product MHIGVPAETRANEARVAATPETVKKYAAAGHRVSIARGAGVAASYPDGAYAAAGAELTGQSAAFDVDIVLKVQAPTDAELPLLKRGSVLVGMLEPFDREQAAKLAAAGVTAFALEAAPRTTRAQSLDVLSSQANIAGYKAVLVAAALYPRFFPMLMTAAGTVKAARVLILGAGVAGLQAIATAKRLGAVIEASDVRPAVKEQIESLGAKFLDVPYDTDEERDAAQGVGGYARPMPPSWLGRQAALVHERAKQADIVITTALIPGRPAPTLISVETVQSMKPGSVLVDLAAGRGPEFDGRKSGNCPLTVADQVIVHDGVTIAGYTNLASMVAADASALYARNLLDFMKLIVTKDGTLNIDLTDDIVAATLLCRDSEVARK from the coding sequence ATGCATATTGGCGTGCCTGCCGAAACGCGGGCGAACGAGGCGCGGGTGGCTGCGACGCCGGAAACCGTGAAGAAATACGCGGCGGCCGGGCATCGGGTCAGCATCGCGAGAGGGGCCGGCGTCGCCGCGAGTTATCCCGACGGCGCCTATGCGGCCGCCGGTGCCGAACTGACCGGCCAGTCGGCCGCGTTCGACGTCGACATCGTGCTGAAGGTCCAGGCGCCCACCGACGCCGAACTGCCGTTGCTCAAGCGCGGCTCGGTGCTGGTCGGCATGCTCGAGCCGTTCGACCGCGAGCAGGCGGCGAAGCTGGCCGCGGCCGGCGTGACGGCCTTCGCGCTCGAAGCCGCGCCGCGCACGACGCGCGCGCAGAGCCTCGACGTGCTGTCGTCGCAGGCGAACATCGCGGGCTACAAGGCCGTGCTGGTGGCCGCGGCGCTGTATCCGCGCTTCTTTCCGATGCTGATGACGGCCGCGGGCACCGTGAAGGCCGCGCGCGTGCTGATTCTCGGCGCGGGCGTCGCGGGCCTGCAGGCGATCGCGACCGCGAAGCGCCTCGGCGCGGTGATCGAGGCGTCCGACGTGCGGCCGGCCGTGAAGGAGCAGATCGAGTCGCTCGGCGCGAAATTCCTCGACGTCCCGTACGACACCGACGAAGAGCGCGACGCGGCGCAGGGCGTGGGCGGCTACGCGCGCCCGATGCCGCCGTCGTGGCTCGGCCGCCAGGCCGCGCTGGTGCACGAGCGGGCGAAGCAGGCCGACATCGTAATCACCACCGCGCTGATTCCCGGGCGCCCGGCGCCGACCTTGATCTCCGTCGAAACCGTGCAGTCGATGAAGCCGGGCTCGGTGCTCGTCGATCTCGCGGCCGGCCGCGGCCCGGAATTCGACGGCCGCAAGAGCGGCAACTGTCCGCTGACGGTCGCCGACCAGGTGATCGTGCACGACGGCGTGACGATCGCGGGCTACACGAATCTCGCGTCGATGGTCGCGGCGGACGCGTCGGCGCTGTATGCGCGCAACCTGCTCGACTTCATGAAGCTGATCGTCACGAAGGACGGCACGCTGAACATCGACCTGACCGACGACATCGTCGCCGCGACGCTCCTGTGCCGCGACAGCGAAGTCGCGCGCAAGTAA
- a CDS encoding NAD(P) transhydrogenase subunit alpha — MEVINHTVINVIIFVLAVYVGYHVVWNVTPALHTPLMAVTNAISAIVIVGAMLAAALTVGTTGKVFGTLAVALAAVNVFGGFLVTRRMLEMFRKKAPKPADGGKEGAR; from the coding sequence ATGGAAGTCATCAATCACACGGTGATCAACGTGATCATCTTCGTGCTGGCCGTGTATGTCGGCTACCACGTGGTGTGGAACGTCACGCCGGCGCTGCATACGCCGCTGATGGCCGTGACCAACGCGATCTCGGCGATCGTGATCGTCGGCGCGATGCTGGCGGCGGCGCTGACCGTCGGCACGACCGGCAAGGTGTTCGGCACGCTCGCGGTCGCGCTCGCGGCCGTCAACGTGTTCGGCGGTTTCCTCGTGACGAGGCGCATGCTCGAGATGTTCCGCAAGAAGGCGCCGAAGCCGGCCGACGGCGGCAAGGAGGGCGCGCGATGA
- a CDS encoding NAD(P)(+) transhydrogenase (Re/Si-specific) subunit beta, with amino-acid sequence MSMNVVTLLYLVASVCFIQALKGLSNPKSARRGNLFGMAGMAIAILTTVALIVKQAEWLGANLPLGIALVLGALIVGGGVGAFVAARVEMTKMPELVAAMHSLIGLAAVCIAYAVVSEPEAFGLVPQDAVSSNFIPYGNRVELFIGTVVGAITFSGSVIAFGKLSGKYRFRLFQGAPVVYAGQHLLNLMLALAMLGFGILFFITQSWLPFIIMTAIAFALGVLIIIPIGGADMPVVVSMLNSYSGWAAAGIGFSLNNAMLIIAGSLVGSSGAILSYIMCHAMNRSFFNVLLGGFGGDAAAGGAAGAKEQRPVKSGSAEDASFMLGNAETVVIVPGYGLAVARAQHALKELTDKLVDKGIDVKYAIHPVAGRMPGHMNVLLAEAEVPYEIVHEMEDINGEFGQVDVVLVLGANDVVNPAAKNDPASPIAGMPIIEAYKARTVIVNKRSMAAGYAGLDNDLFYMDKTMMVFGDAKKVIEDMVKSVE; translated from the coding sequence ATGAGCATGAACGTCGTCACGCTGCTGTATCTCGTCGCGTCGGTGTGCTTCATCCAGGCGCTGAAGGGCCTGTCGAACCCGAAGAGCGCGCGGCGCGGCAACCTGTTCGGGATGGCCGGGATGGCCATCGCGATCCTCACGACGGTCGCGCTGATCGTCAAGCAGGCCGAGTGGCTCGGCGCGAACCTGCCGCTCGGCATCGCGCTGGTGCTCGGCGCGCTGATCGTCGGCGGCGGCGTGGGGGCGTTCGTCGCCGCGCGCGTCGAGATGACGAAGATGCCGGAGCTCGTCGCGGCGATGCACTCGCTGATCGGTCTCGCGGCCGTGTGCATCGCGTATGCGGTGGTGTCGGAGCCGGAAGCGTTCGGGCTGGTGCCGCAGGACGCGGTGTCGTCGAACTTCATCCCGTACGGCAACCGCGTCGAGCTGTTCATCGGCACGGTCGTCGGCGCGATCACGTTCTCCGGTTCGGTGATCGCGTTCGGCAAGCTGTCGGGCAAATACAGGTTCCGGCTGTTCCAGGGCGCGCCGGTCGTGTATGCGGGCCAGCACCTGCTCAACCTGATGCTCGCGCTCGCGATGCTCGGCTTCGGCATCCTGTTCTTCATCACGCAGTCGTGGCTGCCGTTCATCATCATGACGGCGATCGCGTTCGCGCTCGGCGTGCTGATCATCATCCCGATCGGCGGCGCGGACATGCCGGTGGTCGTGTCGATGCTGAACTCGTATTCGGGGTGGGCCGCGGCCGGCATCGGCTTCTCGCTGAACAACGCGATGCTGATCATCGCAGGCTCCCTCGTCGGCTCGTCGGGCGCGATCCTGTCGTACATCATGTGCCACGCGATGAACCGCTCGTTCTTCAACGTGCTCCTCGGCGGCTTCGGCGGCGACGCGGCGGCGGGTGGCGCAGCGGGCGCGAAGGAGCAGCGGCCGGTGAAGTCCGGTTCGGCCGAGGACGCGTCGTTCATGCTCGGCAACGCGGAGACGGTCGTGATCGTGCCGGGCTACGGGCTGGCCGTGGCCCGTGCGCAGCACGCGCTGAAGGAGCTGACCGACAAGCTGGTCGACAAGGGCATCGACGTGAAGTACGCGATCCATCCGGTCGCGGGGCGGATGCCCGGGCACATGAACGTGCTGCTCGCGGAAGCGGAAGTGCCGTACGAGATCGTGCACGAGATGGAGGACATCAACGGCGAATTCGGCCAGGTCGACGTCGTGCTGGTGCTCGGCGCGAACGACGTCGTGAACCCGGCCGCGAAGAACGATCCGGCGTCGCCGATCGCGGGGATGCCGATCATCGAGGCGTACAAGGCGCGCACGGTGATCGTCAACAAGCGCTCGATGGCGGCCGGCTATGCGGGCCTCGACAACGACCTGTTCTACATGGACAAGACGATGATGGTGTTCGGCGATGCGAAGAAGGTCATCGAGGACATGGTGAAATCGGTCGAATGA
- a CDS encoding LysR family transcriptional regulator, giving the protein MNADDIAGLDLNLLKVFEALYEEGGASRAALRLGLTQSAVSAALARLRVIYADPLFVRTGRGLAPTPRADELKPILSDALDRCRESLAIAADGGERIGRTISIGLSDDFEIALGRALIDAVAREAAGIRLIFRQTHSGIAGDALLRHGVDLAIASGGFSANGLSRRAVATGGYACLIDPDASPKPPRTLTLADFLRRDHLLVSSGGVIGIVDEALATLGHKRRVAASTTHFAALPYLLAGSDAVATIPAHAARAIAQSTPLRALACPVDLPHYPVEIGWRTSTQRDPAIVRVRDWIAACVAHLVAP; this is encoded by the coding sequence ATGAATGCTGATGATATCGCCGGCCTCGACCTGAACCTGCTGAAAGTGTTCGAGGCGCTGTACGAGGAAGGCGGCGCGAGCCGCGCGGCGCTGCGGCTCGGCCTCACGCAGTCGGCGGTGAGCGCGGCGCTCGCGCGGCTGCGCGTGATCTATGCCGATCCGCTGTTCGTGCGCACCGGCCGCGGGCTCGCGCCGACGCCGCGCGCGGACGAGCTGAAGCCGATCCTGTCCGACGCGCTCGACCGCTGTCGCGAAAGCCTCGCGATCGCGGCCGACGGCGGCGAGCGCATCGGCCGCACGATCTCGATCGGGCTGTCGGACGACTTCGAGATCGCGCTCGGCCGCGCACTGATCGACGCCGTCGCGCGGGAAGCCGCCGGGATCCGGCTGATCTTCCGCCAGACGCACAGCGGCATCGCCGGCGACGCGCTGCTGCGACACGGCGTCGACCTCGCGATCGCGTCGGGCGGCTTCTCGGCGAACGGGCTCAGCCGGCGCGCGGTCGCGACGGGCGGCTATGCGTGCCTGATCGACCCGGACGCCAGCCCGAAGCCGCCGCGCACACTCACGCTCGCCGATTTCCTGCGGCGCGACCACCTGCTCGTGTCGTCGGGCGGCGTGATCGGGATCGTCGACGAGGCGCTGGCCACGCTCGGCCACAAGCGGCGCGTCGCGGCGTCGACCACGCATTTCGCCGCGCTGCCGTACCTGCTCGCCGGCTCCGACGCGGTCGCGACGATTCCCGCGCACGCGGCGCGCGCGATCGCGCAATCCACCCCGCTGCGTGCGCTCGCGTGCCCGGTCGACTTGCCGCACTACCCGGTCGAAATCGGCTGGCGCACGAGCACGCAGCGCGACCCGGCGATCGTGCGCGTACGCGACTGGATCGCCGCGTGCGTCGCCCATCTCGTCGCACCATGA
- a CDS encoding carbon-nitrogen hydrolase family protein, with translation MSTSVIAALQIGASPAGTRATLDAILGYETAIRDSGASLVVLPEAVLGGYPKGEIFGTRLGYRLPEGRDAYARYAAQAIDVPGPETDELAALSQRTGASLVVGVIERGGSTLYCTALFFDPRDGLVAKHRKLMPTGTERLIWGQGDGSTLPVVDTAAGRAGAAICWENHMPLLRCAMYAKGVQIWCAPTVDERDVWQSSMRHIAHEGRCFVVSACQVQPSPRALGIDVPGWDPERPLIRGGSVIVGPLGDLLTEPLIGEAGLVTARIDTDELVRARYDFDVVGHYARPDVFSLHVDERPKRTVVFGG, from the coding sequence ATGTCCACGTCAGTCATCGCCGCGCTGCAGATCGGCGCATCGCCCGCCGGCACGCGTGCCACGCTCGACGCGATCCTCGGCTACGAAACCGCGATCCGCGACAGCGGCGCGTCGCTCGTCGTGCTGCCCGAGGCCGTGCTCGGCGGCTATCCGAAAGGCGAGATCTTCGGCACGCGGCTCGGCTACCGGCTGCCCGAAGGCCGCGACGCGTATGCGCGCTATGCCGCGCAGGCAATCGACGTGCCGGGGCCGGAAACCGACGAACTGGCCGCGCTGTCGCAGCGCACGGGCGCGAGCCTCGTGGTCGGCGTGATCGAGCGCGGCGGCAGCACGCTGTACTGCACGGCGCTGTTCTTCGATCCGCGCGACGGGCTAGTCGCGAAGCACCGCAAGCTGATGCCGACCGGCACCGAGCGGCTGATCTGGGGGCAGGGCGACGGCTCGACGCTGCCCGTGGTCGACACGGCCGCGGGCCGCGCGGGCGCCGCGATCTGCTGGGAGAACCACATGCCGCTGCTGCGCTGCGCGATGTACGCGAAGGGCGTGCAGATCTGGTGCGCGCCGACCGTCGACGAGCGCGACGTCTGGCAGAGCTCGATGCGGCACATCGCGCACGAAGGGCGCTGCTTCGTCGTCAGCGCGTGCCAGGTGCAGCCGTCGCCGCGTGCGCTCGGCATCGACGTGCCGGGCTGGGATCCGGAGCGGCCGCTGATCCGTGGCGGTAGCGTGATCGTCGGGCCGCTCGGCGACCTGCTGACGGAGCCGCTGATCGGCGAAGCCGGGCTCGTGACCGCGCGCATCGATACCGATGAACTCGTGCGGGCGCGCTACGACTTCGACGTGGTCGGGCATTACGCGCGGCCCGACGTGTTCTCGCTGCACGTCGACGAGCGGCCGAAGCGGACGGTGGTGTTCGGCGGGTAG
- a CDS encoding helix-turn-helix transcriptional regulator, translated as MTRRADRLFQIAELLRGRRLTTAQQLADWLSVSPRTVYRDVRDLQLSGVPIEGEAGIGYRLNRNASLPPLTFTAEELAALATGARMLETWGGARFASGARSALAKIASAMPADKRTALDRLPVFAPSFHIDETFCAKVDAIHQAIDTRHVVSFGYRDRLGAHSQRRVWPLGLVYWGGRWTIGAWCELRDDFRTFDIARMGDITVHEQFPDMEGRRIADYMRIAEAPMR; from the coding sequence ATGACGCGCCGTGCCGACCGCCTGTTCCAGATCGCCGAGCTGCTGCGCGGCCGTCGTCTCACGACCGCGCAGCAACTGGCCGACTGGCTGTCGGTGTCGCCGCGCACCGTCTACCGCGACGTGCGCGACCTGCAACTGTCAGGGGTGCCGATCGAAGGCGAAGCCGGCATCGGCTACCGGCTGAACCGCAACGCGAGCCTGCCGCCGCTCACGTTCACGGCCGAGGAGCTGGCGGCGCTCGCCACCGGCGCACGCATGCTCGAAACCTGGGGCGGTGCGCGCTTCGCGAGCGGCGCGCGCTCGGCGCTCGCGAAGATCGCGTCGGCGATGCCGGCCGACAAGCGCACGGCGCTCGACCGCCTGCCCGTGTTCGCGCCGTCGTTCCACATCGACGAGACGTTTTGCGCGAAAGTCGACGCGATCCACCAGGCCATCGACACGCGCCACGTCGTCAGCTTCGGCTACCGCGACCGGCTCGGCGCGCATTCGCAACGCCGCGTGTGGCCGCTCGGGCTCGTCTACTGGGGCGGGCGCTGGACGATCGGCGCGTGGTGCGAGCTGCGCGACGATTTCCGGACCTTCGACATCGCGCGGATGGGCGACATCACCGTGCACGAGCAGTTTCCGGACATGGAAGGGCGGCGGATCGCCGACTACATGCGGATTGCGGAAGCGCCGATGCGCTGA
- a CDS encoding VOC family protein, with translation MTSATATATVERAIAWFDIPSLDFDRAIRFYETVLQTTLQRAVIGGVPMATFDRDASSTGGSIVFDPQQLKPSANGVLVYLNAGESVVAALERAKRAGGVVQGSVVELPNNYGYVGYLIDTEGNRVGLHAPKCH, from the coding sequence ATGACGTCCGCAACTGCCACCGCCACCGTGGAACGCGCGATTGCGTGGTTCGACATTCCGTCCCTCGATTTCGACCGGGCGATCCGCTTTTACGAAACCGTGCTGCAGACGACGCTGCAGCGCGCAGTCATCGGCGGCGTGCCGATGGCCACGTTCGACCGCGACGCATCGAGCACGGGCGGCAGCATCGTGTTCGATCCGCAGCAGCTGAAGCCGAGCGCGAACGGCGTGCTCGTCTACCTGAACGCCGGCGAATCGGTCGTCGCGGCGCTCGAACGCGCGAAGCGCGCGGGCGGCGTCGTGCAGGGCTCGGTCGTCGAGCTGCCGAACAACTACGGCTACGTCGGCTACCTGATCGACACGGAAGGCAACCGCGTCGGCCTGCACGCGCCGAAATGCCACTGA
- a CDS encoding ArsR/SmtB family transcription factor produces MDLVFKALADATRRQLLDLLHAKSGQTLSELCDGLAMSRQAVSKHLALLEAANLVATTWRGREKLHYLNPVPIHDIAERWIGKFERQRLQALADLKRGLEAAGESGDNDE; encoded by the coding sequence ATGGATCTCGTTTTCAAGGCGCTGGCCGACGCCACGCGCCGCCAGTTGCTTGATTTGCTGCACGCGAAAAGCGGGCAGACCCTGTCCGAGCTGTGCGACGGGCTCGCGATGAGCCGGCAGGCGGTGAGCAAGCATCTCGCGCTGCTCGAGGCCGCGAATCTCGTCGCGACGACGTGGCGCGGCCGGGAGAAGCTGCATTACCTGAATCCGGTGCCGATCCACGACATCGCGGAACGCTGGATCGGCAAGTTCGAGCGTCAGCGGCTGCAGGCGCTGGCGGATCTCAAGCGCGGGCTGGAAGCGGCCGGCGAATCGGGAGACAACGATGAGTAA
- a CDS encoding SRPBCC family protein — MSNAAFVYVTFIASTPERVFDALTNAELTKDYWVRHRNASPDWRPGSRWEHQDYDDPSRVDIVGEVVENDPPHRLVVTWRTPSGEGEASRVTYLVEPHEGVVKLTVTHDGLVPGSEMDRGIRGGWPVVLSSLKTLLETGQALPFTMGRWACSKH, encoded by the coding sequence ATGAGTAATGCCGCCTTTGTGTACGTGACGTTCATTGCATCGACGCCCGAGCGTGTGTTCGATGCGCTCACCAACGCCGAGCTGACGAAGGACTACTGGGTGCGGCACCGCAACGCATCGCCCGACTGGCGACCGGGCTCGCGCTGGGAACATCAGGACTACGACGATCCGTCGCGGGTCGACATCGTCGGCGAAGTGGTCGAGAACGATCCGCCGCACCGGCTGGTCGTCACGTGGCGTACGCCGTCAGGGGAGGGGGAGGCGTCGCGCGTGACCTATCTCGTCGAGCCGCACGAGGGCGTCGTGAAGCTGACGGTCACGCACGACGGGCTGGTGCCGGGTTCGGAGATGGATCGCGGGATTCGCGGCGGCTGGCCGGTCGTGCTGTCGAGCCTGAAGACGCTGCTCGAGACGGGGCAGGCGCTGCCGTTCACGATGGGGCGCTGGGCGTGCTCGAAGCACTGA
- a CDS encoding THUMP domain-containing class I SAM-dependent RNA methyltransferase, whose amino-acid sequence MSSPTLYEFFAPCPRGLEAALAAELAEIAGRHLNGAPFTAGAQVPGGVHFSGGWAAGMAANLHSRIASRVLLKIAHRAYRNEQDVYALALEQPWERWFAATQTLRVDITAIKSPLKSLEFATLRVKDAICDRMREKTGSRPSIDTGAPDVRVFAFLTVNECTLYLDTSGEPLFKRGWRLDKGAAPLRENLAAGILRLTGWTPGTALYDPMCGSGTFLAEAAQIALGVAPGVERRFGFEKLKQYDITAWQGLKVPALDAKRAARGKRGEALGVYGSDISGDMLEKARANLERAGVPSVWLKQVDARGMTPPCDGPGIILANPPYGERIEVRGRSARGEVRETGRNRGNDDAFRRTHTDAPDSEFFNALGDALKQRFTGWQAFLLTSDRSLPGQLRLRESAKTPLFNGALECRLFRFDLIAGSVKARPATPEGDA is encoded by the coding sequence ATGTCCTCGCCCACCCTGTACGAATTCTTTGCCCCCTGCCCGCGCGGCCTCGAAGCGGCGCTTGCCGCCGAGCTGGCCGAAATCGCCGGCCGCCACCTGAACGGCGCGCCGTTCACCGCGGGCGCGCAGGTGCCGGGCGGCGTCCACTTCAGCGGCGGCTGGGCCGCCGGCATGGCCGCGAACCTCCATTCGCGGATCGCGAGCCGGGTCCTGCTGAAGATCGCGCACCGCGCGTACCGCAACGAGCAGGACGTCTACGCGCTCGCGCTCGAGCAGCCGTGGGAGCGCTGGTTCGCGGCGACGCAGACGCTGCGCGTCGACATCACCGCGATCAAGTCCCCGCTGAAGAGCCTCGAATTCGCGACGCTGCGCGTGAAGGATGCGATCTGCGACCGGATGCGCGAGAAAACCGGCTCGCGCCCGAGCATCGACACCGGTGCGCCGGACGTGCGCGTATTCGCGTTCCTGACCGTCAACGAGTGCACGCTGTACCTCGACACGTCGGGCGAGCCGCTGTTCAAGCGCGGCTGGCGTCTCGACAAGGGCGCGGCGCCGCTGCGCGAAAACCTCGCGGCCGGCATCCTGCGCCTGACGGGCTGGACGCCCGGCACGGCGCTGTACGACCCGATGTGCGGCAGCGGCACGTTCCTCGCGGAAGCCGCGCAGATCGCGCTCGGCGTGGCGCCGGGCGTCGAGCGCCGGTTCGGCTTCGAGAAGCTCAAGCAGTACGACATCACCGCGTGGCAGGGGCTGAAGGTCCCCGCGCTGGACGCGAAGCGCGCGGCGCGCGGCAAACGCGGCGAAGCGCTCGGCGTGTACGGCAGCGACATCTCCGGCGACATGCTCGAGAAGGCGCGCGCGAACCTCGAGCGTGCGGGCGTGCCGTCGGTATGGCTCAAGCAGGTCGACGCGCGCGGGATGACGCCGCCGTGCGACGGCCCGGGCATCATCCTCGCGAACCCGCCGTACGGCGAGCGGATCGAGGTGCGCGGCCGCAGCGCGCGCGGCGAGGTGCGCGAGACGGGCCGCAACCGCGGCAACGACGACGCCTTCCGCCGCACCCACACCGACGCACCCGACAGCGAGTTCTTCAACGCGCTCGGCGATGCGCTGAAGCAGCGCTTCACCGGCTGGCAGGCGTTCCTGCTGACGTCCGACCGTTCGCTGCCGGGCCAGCTGCGGCTGCGCGAATCGGCGAAGACGCCGCTGTTCAACGGCGCGCTCGAATGCCGGCTGTTCCGCTTCGACCTGATCGCCGGCAGCGTGAAGGCGCGCCCGGCCACGCCGGAAGGCGACGCGTAA
- a CDS encoding site-specific recombinase, whose product MFRSLTTLIKKWRASRNAGHQLDALLAHADADASYAERSEWLIELAHWLRRTGTMQAAPDAPADRDADARAYPAHARLRYLFHVLDRNPAWKTHAARILRGILRECDGISLLCDAGMPVHSGFFGALFERIDASLIPPAPNRRELSALFTLIFPTPEDAQWIDALPDDLLTRLAELISFDVTDEERHEPGSFSRDLLAALHNLTCQISSTGLSQTVRSRLSDDDARKPLETQPFYRLTRAMLAVETAHAAVEDGGDPSKLLHEVNYLRVLLDECRIAVDDVFSHLYRNGVSVDIVFQVERMRMRIVRAEMLLNAWMARDDLHGMAHLTAELIDANHNSQSVSHLVRSNFSLFARKLVETNADTGEHYISRGRAEYLKMLRMAAGGGLVTVVTVCVKFAITGAHLQSMLEGLLAGVNYAASFMLMHFLHFTLATKQPAMTAPTLARELDDTGHEEGVKAFVASVIALIRTQAAAISGNVLVVLPVCLLVQLFAGNVMHANLISPEKAHATLHSFSLLGPTPLYAALTGVLLWASSLLAGWADNWFVLHRVGDALTYNRRLRLTLGQAGAAKLAHFCRSNVAGVVANVGLGLMLGLVPAIVTVFMFPFEVRHVTLSAGSIGIALGVLGKDTLGTPELWWAGAGVLSMAILNVLVSFALAFTMAVRSRSLRRTKVRALVAAIVRTVLSNPLALFWPGSSPAARAGQPGSH is encoded by the coding sequence ATGTTTCGTTCCCTGACGACCCTGATCAAGAAGTGGCGCGCGTCGCGCAATGCCGGTCACCAGCTCGATGCGCTGCTCGCGCACGCCGACGCCGATGCGTCGTACGCCGAGCGCAGCGAATGGCTGATCGAGCTCGCGCACTGGCTGCGCCGCACCGGCACGATGCAGGCCGCACCCGACGCGCCGGCCGATCGCGACGCCGATGCGCGCGCGTATCCGGCCCATGCGCGGTTGCGCTACCTGTTCCACGTGCTCGATCGCAATCCCGCGTGGAAAACCCACGCCGCGCGCATCCTGCGCGGCATCCTGCGCGAGTGCGACGGCATCTCGCTCCTGTGCGACGCCGGCATGCCCGTGCACTCGGGCTTCTTCGGCGCGCTGTTCGAGCGGATCGACGCGTCGCTGATCCCGCCCGCGCCGAACCGCCGCGAGCTGTCCGCGCTGTTCACGCTGATATTCCCGACGCCGGAAGACGCGCAATGGATCGACGCGCTGCCCGACGATCTCCTCACGCGCCTCGCCGAGCTGATCTCGTTCGACGTCACCGACGAAGAGCGCCACGAGCCGGGCTCGTTCTCGCGCGACCTGCTGGCCGCGCTGCACAACCTGACCTGCCAGATCAGCTCGACCGGCCTGTCGCAGACGGTGCGCAGCCGGCTCTCCGACGACGACGCACGCAAGCCGCTCGAAACCCAGCCGTTCTACCGCCTCACGCGCGCGATGCTCGCGGTCGAGACCGCGCATGCGGCCGTCGAGGACGGCGGCGACCCGAGCAAGCTGCTGCACGAGGTGAACTACCTGCGCGTGCTGCTCGACGAGTGCCGGATCGCCGTCGACGACGTGTTCTCGCACCTGTACCGCAACGGCGTGTCGGTCGACATCGTGTTCCAGGTCGAACGGATGCGCATGCGCATCGTGCGCGCCGAGATGCTGCTGAACGCGTGGATGGCGCGCGACGACCTGCACGGCATGGCGCACCTGACGGCCGAGCTCATCGACGCGAACCACAACAGCCAGAGCGTGTCGCACCTCGTGCGCAGCAACTTCTCGCTGTTCGCGCGCAAGCTCGTCGAGACCAACGCGGACACCGGCGAGCACTACATCTCGCGCGGCCGCGCCGAGTACCTGAAGATGCTGCGGATGGCCGCGGGCGGCGGCCTCGTCACGGTCGTGACCGTGTGCGTGAAGTTCGCGATCACGGGCGCGCACCTGCAGTCGATGCTCGAAGGGCTGCTCGCGGGCGTCAACTACGCGGCCAGCTTCATGCTGATGCACTTCCTGCACTTCACGCTCGCGACCAAGCAGCCCGCGATGACCGCGCCGACCCTCGCGCGCGAGCTCGACGACACCGGCCACGAGGAAGGCGTGAAGGCGTTCGTCGCGTCGGTGATCGCGCTGATCCGCACGCAGGCCGCTGCCATTTCCGGCAACGTACTCGTCGTGCTGCCCGTGTGCCTGCTGGTGCAGCTGTTCGCGGGCAACGTGATGCACGCGAACCTGATCTCGCCGGAGAAGGCGCACGCGACCCTGCACTCGTTCTCGCTGCTCGGCCCGACGCCGCTCTACGCGGCGCTGACCGGCGTGCTGCTGTGGGCGTCGAGCCTGCTCGCGGGCTGGGCCGACAACTGGTTCGTGCTGCACCGGGTCGGCGACGCGCTCACGTACAACCGCCGGCTGCGCCTCACGCTCGGTCAGGCCGGTGCCGCGAAGCTCGCGCACTTCTGCCGGTCGAACGTGGCCGGCGTGGTCGCGAACGTCGGGCTCGGCCTGATGCTCGGCCTCGTTCCGGCGATCGTCACCGTGTTCATGTTCCCGTTCGAGGTGCGGCACGTGACGCTGTCGGCCGGCTCGATCGGCATCGCGCTCGGCGTGCTGGGCAAGGATACGCTCGGCACGCCCGAGCTGTGGTGGGCCGGCGCCGGCGTGCTCAGCATGGCGATCCTCAACGTGCTCGTGAGCTTCGCGCTCGCGTTCACGATGGCCGTGCGCTCGCGCAGCCTGCGCCGGACCAAGGTGCGCGCGCTCGTCGCCGCGATCGTCCGCACGGTGCTGTCCAATCCGCTCGCGCTGTTCTGGCCGGGCAGCAGCCCAGCCGCGCGCGCCGGCCAGCCGGGCTCGCACTGA